A region of the Lycium barbarum isolate Lr01 chromosome 1, ASM1917538v2, whole genome shotgun sequence genome:
ggcttggattcaaggtggatatcgGAGATATTATTGTTCTAACAAGGACAAGGTATGAAACTCtccttattggtattaatttcggcttctttatggaaataaagttattaaatagtagtatcacaagttggttagttgagaaatttagaaaaaacatcgtgtgggatgttttaggaaatatattggtatggataatggtcttgatgatgttggtattgttattgttgattggtCGTTGATATTAtggtttcgggttaggcatataaaaaggagagatgctgcccgaatttcggcagattctaaatggatttatttgaaggactaagacaagcgtataaagatgagtctaacgattgtgtgaaccctcttaaatgtagacttgcgagctgggacgaataagtgtagataattggaggctgaacaggtatgttaaggctagtccctttcttctaaaggcatgattcctttcttatgaatccaacaagtgttttccaaatgtcccatgatccctttctgtgaatccataaatgttttccaagaatattcttattctcaaaagctagagattcataattcatagagttcttatgatgctaaagataaacatgttttatgatgacgatgacCCTATTTCTAGAAACACCTATGTTATAACtccctacatatgtttcataacctccttacttccaaaagttagagttcatgattcaaaggcatgacttctttcttgataatccataaatgttttccaaaatgttatTTTCCGgatcaaagatttatgattctataagcttttatgacaacaacaacggacatgtttttacaatgttaatgacgatgctaaagatgagaatgtttctatgatgattgtgacgatgatgatgatttcatatttaaaagtcccaagcttatgatttcaatgtaaatatgagaatgttgagttattttcgtgattttcttgatttttattcattgttgttgatctcgccttataataattgttccttcaaggtgagatagaacgatgatgattattccataatataatcggaggttaccgaccttacgtcactccgatatattTATAGctcttatttggctctcatgcatgctttatatatatatatatgtatgtattttctcacaccgcgccgcgctatagtcggccgggcatggcacgtagatgtgcacaccattgcagtgggcatgttatgatattgccccggacgcgggaggcccggacgcgggaggcccggacgcgggaggcccggacgcgggctaatgatgataacaccgagccttaatggccgggcctgatattatatatatgacaccgcgccttaatggccgggcatgatactatatatatgacaccgagccttaatggccgggcatggtactatgtatatgtattgaaatgtttttttttaaaggctaagcatgcatggcatccgccttatgaggcatccagatgtacaggttatctcttttattccatgttacctttcatgtctatattatgttgttattcatgccttacatactcagtacattattcgtactgacgtcccttcttgtggacgctgcgctcatgcccgcaggtaggcagggagacgaatcagacccgtaggtgttctattaGCAGATTCTCAGAAGCACTCcatttacttcggagctgcagtctatttggtattgtccttatgatcatttgtattctatgtagaggctcgtagacgtgtgtgtatagttagatgttttatagctccaccggttcatattgttgtataatatattggtggccttgtcggccttattttgagctcttgatactttactgctagccttgccggctttataaAATACATTATGTTGTGGCGGTCGGtctacatatgtacatatgtgccgaatgagcggatattcctatgttgggccttttctgcatgcagatattctttgagttatggtttataatgttcaaagtcacggatgagtcaggtggttcccggcctacgggtcggagcccgccatactcctggtaggggtgtgacaggCCCAGTACTAGTATGCTCAAGCTTCAGCACTATTACTCAGCTAACTGCACTCATACAGAATACCAGTTTATTGCAGTTTTCTATCTAAACTATATATGTGTCATGCTACCCCGCACAAAAATCTCTTGACTTATACTTCTCACAATCAACTCAGGCTGCCTTCTGGTCTTCTGGAAAACTATCTTGTTTCTTTCTTGCCACGCAAAATAAACTGCTGCAGCTAAGAACATTTTGTATGTAGTGGCTATAACATTTTTATTTCTGCAATAGTTTAGCATCCACAGAACCTCTTCCTTCCACTCTACTGGATCTCTGTTAATTCCCTGCCACACCAAAAAATCTTTCCATAATTGTGCAGCTACATGACATGAGAAAAACAAGTGATCAACTGTTTCTTCAGCCTGCATACATAATGGCCAGTTAAGATCTTCAGTAATGCCCCACTTGAACAACTTGTCTTTGGTATATAGCCTTCCTTGTGTTGCTAAAGTCACTAAGAACAACCATTTGGGAGATCTTGAATTGTTATAAGTCAATCTTCTCCATGACATCTTAGGATAATCTCCTAACATCTTCAAATGCACCTTCCTGATTGAGACAGCCTTGTAAATTCCTGCTTCTTCTATGTAATGTGTTGCCTTGAATATGTTTTAAATCATCTACCTTGATTGTTTTGGCACAATCTTCCAAAGTTCGCCTCTATTACCATAGTATGAATGAATCCACTTAACCCATAGGATGTCTTTCTTCAAGGTCAGCTTCCAGAGGAGTTTACTTAATGTTATTTTATTCCACAGATGGATATTTAATAAGTTCATACCTCCTCCCATCTTAGGTAGACAAAGATTTTTTCATGCTAGAAAAGCCTTTTAAGACATCTCCACCTGGCCAAATCATAGGAATGTTCTATAAATCTGCTAAATAACCTTGATGATCTTCTTAGGAAGCAAGAACAACTGAGACCAACAGATATGGACAACAAGCAACACCGACTTTATAAGCTGGAGCCTGCCGGCATATGAAAGCATTTTTTAAATTCACGACTTGATTCTTCCCAACATTTTGTCTAGGCATTGGATGATTGACATCCTTTTAGAACTCATTAGCACACCTAGATACTGGATAGGTAGCTCACCTTTGACCATTCTTATTGTAGCCAAAATTTGCTCTTGCATAGATAAGGGAACCCCTCCAAAGTAAATAATAATCTTCTGCAAATTGGCATTTAGACCGAAAGCTAGTGAGGTAGTGGTAAAGCAGTGAAACATAGTTTGAATAGACCTGTTATCCTTCCTGCTAAATAAAAACAGGTCATCTGCAAAAACTCAATTGTGTGATCTTTATTCTTCCACATTTAGGATGATATTTAAACTAAGCTTGTTGCTCAAATACTCCATAGCCAGGACAAATAGATGGTATAACAGCCCAGCTTGccagtgatattgtccgctttgggcctttgcccgcacggctttaaaacgcgtcactaggagataaggcatgcttacttatatacccgGAACCTCTCTTGTGATATGCCGATGTGGGACTTTCCTCCTAAGCTGGGGTGTCATATACACCCCCTCTTATGGACTCAACTTCttcgctgaggtttgccccattGCATGGGATTTGCCTAGACTCAGCACTGAGGTTTGCCTTGCCTACTCCGGATTTGTCTAAACTCAGTTGAAATCTGGCCCGTCATCGATAATGCTGACACAtgagtggctctgataccaactgtaatAGCCCAGCCCGctagtgatattgtccgcattGGGCCTATGCCCGCACAACTTTAAAACGCGTCACAAGAAGGTAaggcatgcttacttatatacccaaCACCTCTCCTGTGTTATGCCGATGTGGGACTTTCCTCCTAAGCTGGGGTGACACATATTGCAGGCGTTGATTTACAGGACAACAGATTTGCTCGCTAGGATTTCTCGCGTATCAACTACTGGTGAGCCCTACTTTATTCAAGGTGTTGTCTTATtttatgtcatgtcatgtcatgaagtataggtatgctgggggccttgtcccggtaaacagtttagcatgtcatgtcaggtgttcagagtcgtatagctaGTGTTGGCTCAGTACTTATTATGTTATCAGATCTCTTTTGCATCATGCTTTTAGACAATATTTTCAGTATTATACTTAGACTCCATGTTTTACTCATATCATTTCATGTTTTAAATTATATTCCATCTTAGTAAATGCCCCATAttaattcagcaagccatgtggttcgttcggtcacatgcagtcaggcactgagtgtcatgttacgcccaggccatggttcgggcgtgacaaagcttggtatcagagcccagcCCGCTTGTGATATTGTCCGTTTTGGGCATATGCCCGCACGCGTTAAAACGCGTCACTAGGAGGTAAGacatgcttacttatatacccaTCACCTATTTTGTGTTATGCCGATGCAAGACTTTCCTCCTACGTTGGGTGTCACATACACCCCCTCTTATGGACTCAAcgtcctcgctgaggtttgccGCACCTCATGGGATTTGCCTAGACTCAGCACTGAGGTTTGCCCCGCCTACTCGGGGTTTGCCTAAACTCAGTTGAACTCTGGTCCACCATTGACAAGACTGACACAGGAGTGACTCTGATATCATCTATAACAGCCAGCCCGCTAGTGATATTATTCGCTTTGGGCCTAGGTCCGCAAGGCTTTAAAACGCGTGACTAGGAGGTAaggcatgcttacttatatatCCAACACCTCTCATGTGTTATGCCGATGTGAGACTTTCTTTCTAAGCCGGGGTGTCACAGATAGGGTGACATAGGATCATCCTGTCCTAGTCCTTTTTTGGCagcaaatggttctataggctcaCCATTGGTCAGAATAGAATATGAAACTGTTTTTAAGCAACATATGACCATTGAATTATCTTGGATTAATTATATCGAACAAAAGTAAAATAATAAattattataaaataaaaaatgcatATGTAAAGTCCATCATGATTAATCTAAGCATATAGTATTCACGGTCCTATATAACGCTTTTATCTTTGACTCAATTATAGAGCAATCAAATATTAAAGAATTTTTTAAAGAATTGTTTAAAGGAGATGATTTAGGAGATATATACCTAGTTGAATATAAATTGTGGAGAAACTTTTTTGGTTTTTGATTTTACTATTAAAACTTCAATTACATGTTCTTTTATAAATTTTTACATAAGAGTTCAATTACTATAAATTTTCATCTCAAATTTAAATGGacctatctatctatatatatatatatatatatttttgctatttttctttaaattttaacTATATTTTCTTTAAATAAAGTGAAGACTAaatagatattttttttttatttaattttttctccccacccatttaggaggatttatagtgtttccacacttcccctccagtgtgactcgaacccaagacctaccggtcgtgggtggaggtgcttaaccactgagtcaTCCCTCACTTGTCGACTAAATAGATATTAAGCCTTATAcactataattttttatttttttatttgtccTTCACATTGTCTTTGAATAAAGTGAATACTAAATTAACATTAAGCATTATAATTATATACCCTTGTTCAATATAACTTTTCTCATCATAATTCAAAGATCTTGCCCATCTCAAATCGCATAAATTTATACTgaatactttattttttttctcttttgttaTTGTACATCTTTGTTGCATTAACCATTAACTAATACTGCTACATTATCATTAAAATTTAAGATGAATCGACACACTTTTTTAGAGAGAAAAAGGGAGTACACAAACTTACCTAATGGAGGTTCTACACAGTACGTATAATATCACAGGAATTCAGACATGTCTAGTTGGTGTCTTTACCTAATGGAGGTTCTACACTGAGTGTAGTGGAGTTTTGTTGTGATACAGGGGTGAGGCTTGGGGCTCTTTTAATGAAATGACAAAAAGGTCCCTATTTTTAATGTGCTGGAAAACTATAATAAAGGtatttaaaaaaataagagaaagttAATCTACTATCTTCACGTAGTAGGTTAGcaaaacattatatatatatatatatctagtgcTACTTGTTAGTAGACGAGTTTGATTATTGCTAATAATGCTAGATCAAGAGCAATAGTCACTATGTGGATGAACAAGCTAGCAACTACAGTAGGCTATCTAAATGGGGCATGACAGTGGACAAGAAATGCAAACTATGTCAAGTGGAACTGGAGACCGGAGATCATTTACTTGTTTTCGGTGAGTTCACCAAAATATTGTGGAGGGAACTGCTCACCTGGATCAGCATACCTGTTCCTAGTGCTGCCAGGAAGGAGGCTCAGGCGAACCTAGTAGCCTTTGTGCAGTCCATATATTTGACTAGAAATTGCTGTAAAGATAGATATTATTTACCTGCAAAACGACATATACAAAAGGTGGATGGTTAAATGGTAAGGCCAAGGCTAGTGAAGGTCTCTCTTTTCCGGAGATGTGGGTTCGAAACTCACAGTGCcagtgtttttatttttatttttgctatAAGCAAGATTCTCTTTTAATTCTTTTAACATTTCGAGTCCCCAGACCTCAAATTCTGGCTCTGCCTCTGAATACTACTACATGGGAAGAGCACTTGGCATGGGCAACTAGCAACTCTAAGGCAAGTCACAAAATGCACAATTGTTCTGGATCCTATATGATGAATTCATCCATGATGTGTGGATAGAGAGAAATCACAGAATTTTTTAGGACAAATGTAGAAAATGTGAACACATAGCCAAAGAGATAAAATTTATGTGTAATGTGAGAGCTCCTGAGGGTGTTAGAACTAAGTTGCAGCAAGTACTGCATGTTTTAGTTACTGTTTGTATTAGCTGCTGTCgcttttgaatttttctttttgaTAGCAAATTGTGCTCGAACTTGTTATGGATTTGTAATTCTCTCCTTTGGTGATAAATAAAATGTTTAGTTATCAAAAAGAACATGCACTATATATACGTAAAGCCATCTATCATCAATTAAGCgagttttcattcttttcttcataCAAGGTTTTATATATGTGCGTTGCATGTAAAGCTTCAGTCAATTATTTATACGAAAgaataggaaaaaaaataaattaagaaaCTATATACAAAAAGAAAGAATCAGATTTTAAGTGCTAAAGATCAATAGTGTTACATTACGATAATACTTGAATTCGATAATATTTGTAATATGCATGCCAtgtggtcatatatatatatatatatatatatatcttaccTAATACTTCTTTCTGGTGATGTCTTCAATGTATGtttccttctttcatttttggTTGCTATGTCATGATCTGAACTCTTATTATCAAGATTGATATCCCTCGTGAAAGTGTAAAATATAATTGTTTGTGAGGAAATATTTTACAGCAAATGTAGTCCAAACACAAGTGGGATTGAAATCATTTCGGATAATTCAAAATGATATCCTTCATTTTCTAGAACCCAAAGTCGAACCATAGgtgttgcaccctatttttatCGAGGCTAAACAAAATACGATTTATGGGGCTCTTAAAGGATTGATTAtatacagagtcgccacctagtaatttaaggtatactaggtacctataaattattaatatatatgaCCTAAAAATGGTCTGTGAAAAacaagtgagattctaggtaagggttcaaattattccgaagggaaggtattaagcatccttcAGGATCCACAAAATGTGGTTCCCGACTGGACCAATTTTAATTATACGAGGAATGTGTCAAAAAGGTTTGATTATTAATTACAAAAATACTAATAGGATTAGACTAAAAGAATAACTATCATGAAGGTTTATGTAGTAAAAGGTACAAGTATTtgcatatgtataaaaatatctATTATAAGATCAATAAATAAAATATGCAAAAAGATTTTGGATGAACAAATGTTTAATGAATGTTTATTGAAAATTTAAAGAATAAATAAGAATTTAAAGAATAAATAAGAATGAATTtattatttaaatataataaGAAGCTTCAGAGGATGGAACAAATTTTTTAATGAATAGATAGCTACCAAATTTTGACTAAAG
Encoded here:
- the LOC132627253 gene encoding uncharacterized protein LOC132627253; amino-acid sequence: MSWRRLTYNNSRSPKWLFLVTLATQGRLYTKDKLFKWGITEDLNWPLCMQAEETVDHLFFSCHVAAQLWKDFLVWQGINRDPVEWKEEVLWMLNYCRNKNVIATTYKMFLAAAVYFAWQERNKIVFQKTRRQPELILAE